A region of Myxococcales bacterium DNA encodes the following proteins:
- a CDS encoding crotonase/enoyl-CoA hydratase family protein has translation MTTELVNYTLEGTTAIVRMDDGKANALSEGMIDALTGALERAEREASAMILVGREGRFSGGFDLKVMMSGPEQAKALLLRGSELYMKLYGASLPLVIACTGHALAGGSLLVLTGDVRIGTAGPFRIGLNEVAIGLPVPVLAMELARDRLVSTELPRATLMAQIYDPEGAVKAGYLDEVVPAERLLDRAKEEATRLTGLARPAFKATKSRLRGRTIAHILGTLEDDMRTLLAPPA, from the coding sequence GTGACCACCGAACTCGTCAACTACACCCTCGAAGGCACCACCGCGATCGTCCGCATGGACGACGGCAAAGCGAACGCGCTGTCGGAGGGCATGATCGACGCGCTCACCGGGGCGCTCGAGCGCGCCGAGCGCGAGGCCTCCGCGATGATCCTCGTCGGGCGCGAAGGCCGCTTCTCGGGCGGCTTCGACCTGAAGGTCATGATGAGCGGGCCCGAGCAGGCGAAGGCCCTCCTGCTCCGCGGCTCGGAGCTCTACATGAAGCTCTACGGCGCGAGCCTCCCGCTCGTCATCGCGTGCACGGGGCACGCGCTCGCCGGCGGCTCGCTGCTCGTGCTCACCGGCGACGTGCGAATCGGCACCGCAGGCCCGTTCCGCATCGGCCTGAACGAGGTCGCCATCGGCCTCCCCGTGCCGGTGCTGGCGATGGAGCTCGCGCGCGACCGCCTCGTCAGCACCGAGCTGCCGCGCGCGACGCTCATGGCACAGATCTACGATCCCGAGGGCGCCGTGAAGGCGGGCTACCTCGACGAGGTGGTGCCGGCCGAGCGCCTGCTCGATCGCGCGAAGGAGGAGGCCACGCGGCTGACCGGGCTCGCGCGGCCGGCCTTCAAGGCCACGAAGTCGCGGCTTCGCGGCCGCACGATCGCGCACATCCTCGGCACGCTCGAGGACGACATGCGCACGCTGCTGGCCCCACCCGCCTGA
- a CDS encoding class I SAM-dependent methyltransferase, whose amino-acid sequence MDILTSLDRKSDYTRNQLELILGAWVMSALVEKRGKISTSDGDVSEDDYDKTSIYSLLYSLYRSVGDVRSASGETYELTFNTWGYAWPEGSGACPTSATDPQRFGKNAYTGLFEFPEVKALVEARGGKVHVVELGCGTGAGAHHVASKVLPRCTYEAVDMQRAAIETCKRKFVPELGGRLKATWSDATALPTADGVADIVAVNETHVTELTGQATDEDRRFFQTVVRLLKPGGYLVWGNAIPEPTWAPCFEVLESLGMKKLAVRDVTAEAVVARDQDKGRVDAYVDQAIAKFMAFRLPVIGAKRRVEAEHAMKNFYRNPGTRLYEKMVDGTDTYKVVLFQKPALD is encoded by the coding sequence ATGGATATCCTCACTTCGCTCGACCGAAAGTCCGACTACACGAGAAACCAGCTCGAGCTCATCCTCGGGGCTTGGGTGATGAGCGCGCTCGTCGAGAAGCGTGGCAAGATCTCGACCAGCGACGGCGACGTCTCGGAAGACGACTACGACAAGACCTCGATCTACTCGCTCCTCTACTCGCTCTACCGCTCGGTGGGCGACGTGCGTAGCGCGTCGGGCGAGACGTACGAGCTCACCTTCAACACCTGGGGATACGCCTGGCCAGAGGGCTCAGGGGCCTGCCCGACGAGCGCGACCGATCCGCAGCGGTTCGGGAAGAACGCGTACACGGGGCTCTTCGAGTTCCCCGAGGTGAAGGCCCTCGTGGAGGCCCGGGGCGGCAAGGTGCACGTCGTCGAGCTCGGCTGTGGCACGGGCGCGGGCGCGCACCACGTCGCGTCGAAGGTGCTGCCCCGCTGCACCTACGAGGCGGTCGACATGCAGCGCGCGGCGATCGAGACCTGCAAGCGCAAGTTCGTGCCCGAGCTCGGCGGTCGCCTGAAGGCCACCTGGTCCGACGCGACCGCGCTCCCCACCGCCGACGGCGTCGCCGATATCGTAGCCGTCAACGAGACGCACGTCACCGAGCTCACGGGGCAAGCCACCGACGAGGACCGCCGCTTCTTCCAGACCGTCGTGCGCCTGCTGAAGCCAGGCGGCTACCTGGTGTGGGGCAACGCCATCCCCGAGCCCACCTGGGCGCCGTGTTTCGAAGTGCTCGAGTCGCTCGGCATGAAGAAGCTCGCGGTGCGCGACGTCACGGCCGAGGCCGTGGTCGCGCGGGATCAAGACAAGGGCCGCGTCGACGCGTACGTCGATCAGGCGATCGCGAAGTTCATGGCGTTCCGGCTCCCCGTCATCGGCGCCAAGCGGCGCGTCGAGGCCGAGCACGCGATGAAGAACTTCTATCGAAACCCCGGCACGCGGCTCTACGAGAAGATGGTCGACGGGACCGACACCTACAAGGTCGTCTTGTTCCAGAAGCCCGCGCTCGACTGA
- a CDS encoding DUF4091 domain-containing protein, protein MRSPRPVVVVSRVAAAALAVAVAIGGPRAASAEDAGPEDAALGPAQPVTLRARVLDDGARVPGDTKTPLPESPFPGDAAELFALRGETVAFQVVVEPDGTARTLHATLGAFEGLGPVARVFAEHFVDVKRTSGNDKDDTSLAWTKQARPSPLLVGLYADALLPGKDAALGASTRAAFWIDLEVPLDATPGLYEARVLVSSRGGVVLDRAVRLRVAPQAMPWGALPVMVYYEPKNLTSRMGNRQAEPELRALLHAHHVASFHAVLTPADLEREIPYLTGEAYSPPAYSGPGQGKGEGIVVFGSYGDLGEPAASKVPALAKMQARVTGLSSMPEAFLYAVDEDCKSPWPAAWRKLLDEAASLDGGADARTIRVGATCGTDPSKHAADVVMATPEDLEPERIAAARALGKVVWAYNGKRPFGGAMVMDAPAIDLRANGWIAARYGLPRWFYWEATSWTSEGGGKVGGATDPFVVADSFHNKDGDHSNGDGILVYPGTQVGGMTSFGEDTVYPSVRLKNLRRGVQDAGYILLARDRDAKATEAIVARMVPSALSKARGAASWSSDARPWLDARRELLALVMRAPADAVPRVTTLAPPAPPRPPRPKRVGAGAWAAIALCAAGFFAWGFAKTRPAPLVR, encoded by the coding sequence GTGCGAAGCCCTCGCCCCGTCGTAGTCGTCTCACGCGTCGCGGCCGCGGCCCTCGCGGTCGCGGTCGCGATCGGCGGCCCTCGCGCCGCGAGCGCCGAAGACGCCGGCCCCGAAGACGCCGCCCTCGGCCCCGCGCAGCCCGTCACGCTCCGCGCGCGCGTGCTCGACGACGGCGCGCGCGTCCCGGGTGACACGAAGACGCCGCTGCCCGAATCGCCTTTCCCCGGAGACGCCGCCGAGCTCTTCGCGCTGCGCGGCGAGACCGTCGCGTTCCAGGTGGTGGTCGAGCCCGACGGCACCGCGCGCACCCTCCACGCGACGCTCGGCGCCTTCGAGGGGCTCGGGCCCGTCGCCCGCGTGTTCGCGGAGCATTTCGTCGACGTCAAGCGCACCTCCGGCAACGACAAGGACGACACCTCGCTCGCGTGGACGAAGCAGGCCCGTCCATCGCCGCTGCTCGTTGGCCTCTACGCCGACGCGCTCCTGCCCGGCAAAGACGCAGCGCTCGGCGCCTCCACCCGCGCGGCCTTCTGGATCGACCTCGAGGTGCCGCTCGACGCGACTCCGGGCCTCTACGAGGCGCGGGTGCTCGTCTCGTCGCGCGGGGGCGTGGTGCTCGATCGGGCCGTTCGTCTCCGCGTGGCGCCGCAGGCCATGCCCTGGGGCGCGCTCCCGGTGATGGTGTATTACGAGCCGAAGAACCTCACCTCCAGGATGGGGAATCGGCAGGCCGAACCCGAGCTGCGCGCCCTGCTGCACGCGCACCACGTGGCCTCGTTTCACGCCGTGCTCACGCCGGCCGACCTCGAGCGCGAGATACCCTACTTGACCGGAGAGGCCTATTCGCCCCCCGCGTATTCGGGGCCGGGTCAAGGCAAAGGCGAGGGCATCGTCGTCTTCGGCTCCTACGGCGATCTGGGTGAGCCCGCGGCGTCGAAGGTGCCCGCGCTCGCGAAGATGCAGGCGCGCGTCACTGGCCTGTCGAGCATGCCCGAGGCCTTCCTCTACGCGGTCGACGAAGACTGCAAGAGCCCCTGGCCGGCCGCGTGGCGCAAGCTCCTCGACGAGGCCGCGTCGCTCGACGGCGGCGCCGACGCGCGCACCATCCGCGTCGGCGCGACGTGCGGCACGGACCCGTCGAAGCACGCCGCCGACGTGGTGATGGCCACCCCGGAGGACCTCGAGCCCGAGCGCATCGCCGCGGCGCGCGCGCTCGGCAAGGTGGTCTGGGCCTACAACGGGAAGCGCCCCTTCGGTGGGGCGATGGTCATGGACGCGCCGGCCATCGATCTGCGCGCGAACGGGTGGATCGCGGCGCGCTATGGCCTGCCGAGGTGGTTTTACTGGGAGGCCACCTCGTGGACGTCGGAGGGGGGCGGGAAGGTGGGCGGTGCCACGGATCCGTTCGTGGTGGCCGACAGCTTCCATAACAAGGACGGCGACCACTCGAACGGCGACGGCATCTTGGTCTATCCGGGCACGCAGGTGGGCGGCATGACCTCGTTCGGCGAAGACACGGTGTACCCTTCGGTGCGGCTCAAGAACCTGCGCCGCGGCGTACAGGATGCAGGATACATCTTGTTGGCGCGCGACCGCGACGCGAAGGCGACCGAGGCGATCGTCGCCCGGATGGTGCCAAGCGCGCTCTCCAAGGCGAGGGGCGCGGCTTCGTGGTCCAGCGACGCGCGGCCCTGGCTCGACGCGCGCCGCGAGCTCCTCGCCCTCGTGATGCGCGCCCCGGCCGACGCTGTGCCGCGCGTCACCACCCTGGCGCCGCCTGCCCCCCCGCGGCCGCCGCGACCCAAGCGGGTCGGCGCCGGCGCGTGGGCGGCGATCGCGCTGTGCGCGGCGGGATTCTTCGCCTGGGGCTTCGCGAAGACGCGCCCCGCGCCCCTCGTTCGCTGA